A genomic window from Candidatus Obscuribacter sp. includes:
- a CDS encoding AI-2E family transporter, producing MTREDIVRPAFLVLWLALALAAYYLLTELTMLIICLIAAITLAAAIAPFARKMQSRGVPRVATIIALYLCILALYSAVGYNLGPMISQQASNLVKLVHNKVQPWALAKWHELIPDGSGASAIDPDASVPQISGPSEQIKDSIKDAGNKFKNRIMESAGSLASGALKLTGNVMTFVVNILFVLFLTAYFVVESKTIIDGLLRWLPQDKRARVKDLLPGLENRLGGYVRGQILVSLAVGSIIGLGLTIVGIPDSLVLGVVAGLLNLVPFVGSLTTAVFAIIIGFNQSLTTGLLVILVFIIEQWLESNFIVPHLLGRQVDMHPLIVLFSVLIGGTLLGLSGALIAVPVTTVLLYLAEELYLKKLDQNKSVKTAEST from the coding sequence ATGACCAGAGAAGACATAGTGCGCCCAGCTTTTTTGGTCTTATGGCTAGCCCTGGCACTGGCAGCTTATTACTTACTGACTGAGCTGACCATGCTCATTATCTGCCTTATTGCGGCTATCACTCTGGCAGCGGCAATTGCTCCTTTTGCGCGCAAAATGCAAAGCCGCGGTGTACCAAGAGTAGCTACTATCATCGCGCTTTATCTCTGCATACTGGCTCTCTACAGCGCGGTGGGCTACAACCTCGGACCGATGATCAGCCAGCAAGCAAGCAACCTGGTCAAACTAGTGCACAACAAAGTGCAACCCTGGGCATTGGCCAAATGGCACGAGTTAATCCCGGATGGTAGTGGCGCCAGCGCAATAGATCCTGACGCCAGTGTGCCGCAAATTTCTGGCCCATCAGAACAAATCAAAGACTCAATTAAAGACGCAGGCAACAAGTTCAAAAACCGCATTATGGAGTCGGCTGGTAGCCTGGCTAGCGGTGCGCTTAAATTGACTGGCAATGTCATGACTTTTGTGGTCAATATTTTGTTTGTGCTCTTTTTGACAGCGTACTTTGTAGTCGAATCAAAAACTATTATAGACGGACTATTACGCTGGCTACCCCAGGATAAAAGAGCGCGTGTCAAGGACCTTTTGCCAGGGCTCGAAAACCGCCTCGGCGGCTATGTACGCGGACAGATACTGGTCAGCCTGGCAGTGGGCTCTATCATTGGACTGGGATTGACGATTGTCGGTATTCCTGATTCGCTGGTACTGGGAGTGGTGGCAGGTCTACTTAATCTCGTCCCTTTTGTTGGCTCTCTCACTACCGCTGTCTTTGCCATTATCATTGGCTTTAATCAAAGCCTCACCACCGGACTACTTGTGATACTGGTTTTTATCATTGAACAATGGCTGGAGAGCAACTTTATCGTGCCGCATTTACTCGGTCGCCAGGTCGACATGCACCCGCTTATAGTGCTTTTTTCGGTGCTTATCGGCGGCACACTACTGGGCTTATCTGGTGCGCTTATAGCAGTACCGGTGACCACAGTGCTGCTCTATTTAGCCGAAGAACTCTATCTTAAAAAACTAGATCAGAATAAATCAGTTAAGACGGCTGAGAGCACGTAA
- a CDS encoding alpha/beta hydrolase has protein sequence MSRRLYLTTCLLIALALCPSQLLAQSVDDSATNKLYIASDRATLKIQCDHDVQTLEEWPFTEAEKANAFSRKRLEGTIKSAFFTDNGQDDLSWVITDDDKNFSQTDLAEFVQNARGKHIVLFVHGCCVSFKEMEHQARDLQRELTKTMGQNVILLAYDWATPALMYTGSLRTMGTTQGRFNIFMDDLRKSLPGQKISLVMHSLGGNLFLRYLTESDKQMLITRKEKPFNLLIFSRPDMSFETFRPHLAEVAATGKESFILAAENDININLSGFVRSLKGKTFGSFRLGQFHNARELTPQLKVMDVSTLRQGHLILYKLIANLLANF, from the coding sequence ATGTCCCGGCGCCTCTACCTTACAACCTGTCTGTTAATAGCTCTGGCTTTATGCCCGTCACAATTGCTGGCCCAGTCTGTTGATGATTCAGCTACCAACAAGCTTTATATAGCTTCCGACCGGGCTACTCTCAAAATCCAGTGTGACCACGATGTCCAGACTCTGGAAGAATGGCCCTTTACAGAGGCGGAGAAAGCCAATGCTTTTAGTCGCAAACGTCTTGAAGGCACTATCAAGTCGGCATTTTTTACTGACAATGGTCAAGATGACCTGAGCTGGGTAATCACCGATGATGACAAAAATTTCTCTCAGACTGATTTAGCTGAGTTTGTCCAGAATGCTCGTGGCAAGCATATCGTTCTCTTTGTGCACGGCTGTTGTGTGAGCTTCAAAGAAATGGAGCATCAAGCCCGTGACTTGCAGCGCGAGCTGACCAAGACAATGGGGCAAAACGTCATACTTTTGGCTTATGACTGGGCGACGCCAGCGCTGATGTATACAGGCTCTTTGCGCACTATGGGCACGACCCAGGGGCGCTTTAACATTTTTATGGATGATTTGCGCAAAAGCCTGCCCGGACAGAAGATTTCACTGGTGATGCACAGCCTGGGCGGCAATTTGTTTTTGCGCTATCTCACAGAAAGCGATAAACAAATGCTTATCACGCGTAAAGAAAAGCCCTTTAATTTGCTCATATTTAGTCGTCCTGATATGTCTTTTGAGACTTTTAGACCACATCTGGCAGAAGTGGCAGCGACTGGCAAAGAATCATTTATTCTGGCTGCCGAAAACGACATCAATATCAATCTTTCAGGTTTTGTCCGCAGCCTTAAAGGCAAAACCTTTGGCTCTTTTCGCCTGGGGCAGTTTCATAATGCCCGTGAGCTTACGCCTCAGCTTAAGGTGATGGACGTCAGTACACTGAGGCAGGGTCATTTGATCCTATATAAATTGATTGCCAATTTGCTGGCTAACTTTTAA
- a CDS encoding quinone-dependent dihydroorotate dehydrogenase, which yields MSAYKTLLLPLLFSLDPEEAHNLGQRLLPACEGLMGVLKCAYELTGPMAANLTTELCGHSLKNPIGLAAGFDKNGKLVNSLAALGFGFIEVGSVTARPCAGNPRPRLFRLPQDRALINRLGLNGEGAQAVYERLKRQDFALPVALNIAKSNYPDVVMDKAAEDIAFSFNTLKDLPFAYVTINTSCPNTHDGALFGSQELTLILKSVTSLNTKGLPLFLKLSPDSPPAFIESLLELARQYQINGFVLGNTTVSREALVSAPDKVAAIGAGGLSGAPLLPGTKAQVKAIAKAKQPWQQIIACGGISEAADIKELLQSGASAVQLYTALVYEGPTLILSLLRALSRLN from the coding sequence ATGTCAGCCTATAAGACACTGCTATTGCCCCTGCTATTTAGCCTCGATCCCGAAGAAGCGCATAATCTCGGGCAAAGGCTATTGCCTGCCTGTGAGGGGCTGATGGGGGTTTTAAAATGTGCTTATGAGCTGACTGGCCCCATGGCAGCCAATCTGACCACAGAGCTATGCGGACATAGCCTAAAAAATCCGATTGGCCTGGCTGCTGGCTTTGATAAAAACGGCAAGCTAGTAAACAGCCTGGCGGCGCTGGGCTTTGGCTTTATCGAGGTGGGCTCGGTTACAGCCAGACCCTGTGCTGGCAATCCCCGGCCCAGGTTGTTTCGCCTACCGCAGGACCGCGCTTTAATAAACCGTCTCGGTCTCAATGGCGAGGGGGCACAAGCTGTCTACGAGAGACTAAAGCGACAAGATTTTGCTTTGCCTGTGGCACTTAATATTGCCAAGTCCAACTATCCAGATGTGGTCATGGATAAGGCGGCAGAAGACATTGCCTTTAGTTTTAATACACTCAAAGATCTGCCTTTTGCCTATGTCACTATCAATACAAGCTGTCCCAACACCCATGACGGCGCGCTCTTTGGCTCACAAGAGCTGACCTTGATTCTCAAGAGTGTGACCAGCCTCAATACCAAAGGGCTGCCCTTATTTTTAAAACTCTCACCCGATAGCCCGCCTGCTTTTATTGAGTCTCTATTAGAACTGGCCAGGCAGTACCAGATAAACGGTTTTGTGCTGGGCAATACCACCGTTAGCCGTGAGGCTCTTGTCAGTGCTCCTGATAAAGTAGCGGCCATAGGTGCTGGGGGTCTATCAGGGGCACCACTTTTGCCTGGCACTAAAGCCCAGGTCAAGGCAATTGCAAAGGCTAAACAACCCTGGCAGCAAATCATCGCCTGTGGTGGTATCAGTGAGGCCGCTGATATTAAAGAGCTATTGCAAAGCGGCGCCAGTGCTGTGCAGCTCTATACGGCTCTGGTCTACGAAGGACCGACCCTTATTTTGTCTCTATTACGTGCTCTCAGCCGTCTTAACTGA
- a CDS encoding protein kinase: MLDPENKENLELTIDAVTGAPPSPFDRQKKQDNLIAGNYRLLERIGEGGMSVVYRAVHQHLGREVAIKILHPHLVTNKSSLDRFKQEAKAVSQLHHKSVVTIHDFGLTEDNRPYLVMDLLVGKSLSELIKAKGRIEQEQALPIFLQIAEALAYTHNAGIIHRDLKPSNVLILPPDQVRIVDFGIAKLQTQEGGDTAALTQTGEVFGSPLYMSPEQCKGERLDSRSDIYSMGCLMYEVLTGKPPVNGSNMLEILYRHMNELPKPMQVDGKALKTKLQTIVFKCLAKDPRDRYQSMKELEQALTVYIQQQDGLLDRLKSIFSLYRSRRKRLQTNEKLALTLSFVAMATILVTSGLTVALYITGARSLTPDAIPDWQRTFDPKSGITGSDYYLVQLSKSKLLERLKFHYNDLKSDGGKSRIAGVYSDDNELVQVAINSAKRMMRDGHPGDASELALYANRISLIENGPKSMLTLETMILTAQAYYAAQEYEKAIAAIQDLILDFGTNTEGFRQFPVGVLCTLAGDCYYHLHKYGESRQALKDGLVYFDDRSQPNQSIETWQKESAAFCVSRSGDVEYQLKNYPQAIKFYEEAIERWSDIHSPVLAYNSGLALYKIALAQAMQGDFSNAEKSFEELQKQIQNNRQNQLLVASKTAFSANYIELLKERGDWSDSSRRVLQSGFARWLGQ, encoded by the coding sequence ATGTTAGACCCGGAAAACAAAGAAAATCTTGAGCTAACAATTGACGCAGTGACTGGTGCACCGCCCAGTCCTTTTGACAGGCAAAAAAAACAAGACAATTTAATTGCTGGCAACTATCGCCTCCTCGAGCGTATCGGTGAGGGCGGTATGAGTGTCGTGTACCGAGCAGTGCACCAGCATCTGGGGCGAGAAGTAGCGATCAAAATCTTGCACCCACATCTGGTCACAAACAAATCCAGTCTCGACCGCTTTAAACAAGAAGCCAAAGCCGTCAGTCAGCTGCATCACAAATCAGTAGTGACAATTCATGACTTTGGTCTTACTGAGGACAATCGCCCTTACCTGGTCATGGACTTGCTTGTGGGCAAAAGTCTCAGCGAATTGATCAAAGCAAAAGGCAGAATCGAGCAAGAACAAGCCTTACCAATTTTTTTGCAAATTGCTGAAGCACTGGCCTACACACATAATGCGGGCATTATTCACCGCGATTTAAAACCGAGCAATGTCCTCATCCTGCCGCCAGACCAGGTGCGTATCGTGGACTTTGGCATTGCCAAATTGCAAACCCAGGAAGGCGGCGATACAGCGGCCCTGACCCAAACTGGTGAAGTTTTTGGCAGCCCCCTTTACATGAGTCCGGAGCAGTGCAAGGGCGAAAGACTCGATAGTCGCTCTGATATTTATTCGATGGGTTGTCTCATGTATGAGGTACTCACCGGCAAACCGCCAGTTAACGGCTCCAATATGTTGGAGATACTTTACCGCCACATGAATGAGCTACCCAAGCCAATGCAAGTGGATGGCAAGGCTCTAAAAACAAAACTGCAAACAATAGTCTTTAAATGTCTGGCCAAAGATCCCCGCGATCGCTATCAATCGATGAAAGAGCTGGAACAGGCTCTCACTGTCTACATACAACAACAAGATGGACTACTCGATCGACTCAAGTCCATTTTTAGTCTTTACCGCTCCAGACGCAAACGGCTGCAAACAAACGAAAAACTGGCGCTCACATTATCCTTTGTTGCTATGGCCACTATACTAGTGACAAGCGGACTAACAGTGGCTCTCTATATCACCGGAGCCAGAAGCCTCACACCTGACGCTATCCCAGACTGGCAGCGCACATTTGATCCCAAATCTGGTATCACTGGCAGTGATTACTATCTAGTGCAACTGTCTAAGAGCAAACTGCTAGAGCGCTTAAAATTTCACTACAATGACTTAAAGAGCGACGGCGGCAAGTCCCGTATAGCAGGCGTCTATAGTGATGACAACGAGCTTGTGCAGGTGGCTATAAACTCCGCTAAGCGCATGATGCGTGATGGTCATCCAGGCGATGCCAGCGAGCTTGCTCTCTACGCCAATCGGATCAGTCTAATCGAGAACGGTCCCAAATCAATGCTCACTCTGGAAACAATGATTCTGACGGCCCAGGCTTATTATGCCGCCCAGGAATACGAAAAAGCGATTGCCGCTATCCAGGATCTGATTCTTGATTTTGGCACCAATACCGAAGGCTTCAGACAATTTCCCGTAGGTGTGCTCTGCACACTAGCAGGAGACTGCTACTACCATCTGCATAAATATGGAGAGTCCAGACAGGCTCTCAAAGATGGTCTTGTTTATTTTGATGACAGGTCCCAGCCTAATCAATCTATCGAGACCTGGCAAAAAGAGAGTGCGGCATTTTGTGTCAGTCGCAGTGGCGATGTGGAATACCAACTAAAGAATTACCCGCAAGCTATCAAATTTTACGAAGAAGCGATAGAGCGCTGGTCTGATATCCACTCGCCAGTACTGGCTTACAATAGCGGACTGGCGCTTTACAAAATCGCCCTGGCGCAAGCAATGCAGGGAGATTTTAGCAATGCCGAAAAATCATTTGAAGAGTTGCAAAAGCAGATTCAAAACAATCGGCAAAACCAACTATTAGTTGCCTCAAAAACAGCCTTTAGTGCCAACTATATCGAGCTATTAAAAGAACGAGGCGACTGGTCCGACTCATCCAGAAGAGTCTTGCAGTCTGGCTTTGCTCGCTGGCTCGGGCAGTAA
- a CDS encoding TetR/AcrR family transcriptional regulator, with protein MEDLALECALSAVVNQIDETKPRQPGRPKDLALTTRRREDILEVSTRLFAQRGFRNTDLKAVAEELGVAKGTIYNYFDTKNDLFLSCLAYGLEKLSQCVRERSFDIADPVERVSCAVQCYFEFFDGHPEIVELMVQERAEFRQRPTSTYFLRCDESCNPWVDFFENCRKEGVFRDMPGEKMQEFLGNQLYGTLLAGYFSGQKRPLKDQVPQILAIFFNGVLNTEAAPGAEEAQ; from the coding sequence ATGGAGGATCTAGCTTTGGAGTGTGCGCTATCTGCCGTCGTCAATCAGATTGACGAAACCAAGCCCCGTCAGCCCGGTCGCCCAAAAGATCTGGCCTTGACCACTAGACGTCGCGAAGACATCCTGGAAGTTTCGACTCGCTTGTTTGCCCAGCGTGGCTTTAGAAATACTGATCTCAAGGCTGTGGCTGAAGAACTCGGTGTGGCCAAAGGCACAATCTATAACTATTTTGACACCAAAAACGACCTCTTCTTATCCTGTTTAGCTTACGGTCTCGAAAAGCTCAGCCAGTGTGTCAGAGAGCGTTCTTTTGATATTGCCGATCCAGTTGAGCGCGTTAGTTGCGCGGTGCAGTGCTATTTTGAGTTTTTTGACGGCCACCCCGAAATCGTCGAACTGATGGTGCAGGAGCGTGCAGAATTCAGGCAAAGACCTACTTCTACATATTTTTTGCGTTGCGACGAGAGCTGTAATCCCTGGGTCGATTTTTTTGAAAACTGCCGTAAAGAGGGAGTCTTTAGAGATATGCCTGGTGAAAAAATGCAAGAATTTCTGGGCAATCAACTTTATGGCACGCTTCTGGCTGGATACTTTTCGGGTCAGAAGCGTCCATTAAAAGACCAGGTACCACAAATACTGGCTATATTTTTTAACGGTGTTCTAAATACTGAAGCTGCTCCTGGAGCAGAGGAAGCACAATGA
- a CDS encoding efflux RND transporter permease subunit, which translates to MSTNLSTWSIKNPVPTMVLFLVLTIMGIISFIKLGIDESPNIDVPVVSVAVSQLGAAPAELETQVTRKIEDAIAGIGNIKHITSTITDGASQTSIEFALGTNTDRAVNDVRDAVSKIRQEMPEGIEEPIIQRVDFVGGPFVTYTVASDRLPPAELSWTVDNDIARALLSVPGVGQIQRAGGVDREIRVDLDPTRLEALGITADMVNAQIRQVNINLPGGRGEIGAGEQSIRFLGSALTVADLAKVEIVLPSGRHARLETLGAIHDGTTDTRQMALLNNKPVVAFSVIRSTGSNLVDVEKGVDAKLKELSRSLPGNVKIEKLRTNSRYIKESYDASLESLVFGAALAVFVVWLFLKDMRATAITALAIPLSVVPTFAVMQFAGFTLNSMSLLGLALVIGILVDDAIVEIENIVRHLHMGKPPYQASMEAAEEIGLAVIATTLTIVVVFVPVAAMGGIPGQFFKQFGLTVTVAVLFSLLVARMITPMIAAYWMKPVGSAKLEHKPPGFVRYYEPLLRWSIKHRLITVIASIILFIGSVVLFKSMPTSLMANVDRGEVLLNVELSPGSELLETRHIVEKVTDIIKRHPEVVDVVGFVGTPTSSKRNSAGNQGDVTRATVYISLKDRHSRKLTQQQFEEAVRPELNVISGARMSFSRSSGMAGKPLRLVLTSSDSELLTNTSEAIKDQMRAVPGLYDVTSSAALFRPEILVTPDFDRAARQGVSVQSIARTALIATLGDAEANLAKFNLEDRQVNIRVQLAKQYRQDPRVIENMKVMTSRGGLVPLSSVAHVEYGCGPFQIDRFDRQRQVTLESGLDSSITLGEALKKVHQLPGFKTLPSSIVELPLGDAEIQRDIFSGFGTAIGAAVLLIYAVLVVLFGGFLYPLTIMVSLPLSLCGALIGLVLWKQSIGLYALIGITMLMGLVTKNAILLVEYALLMMKQGMKQMPAILLAGETRMQPILMTTIAMIAGMLPIAMGVGAGSEARAPMAISVIGGLITSTLFTLVVVPVVFTYVDDFQSWLLGLFSRPKVREKQTQITESDEKVLR; encoded by the coding sequence ATGAGCACCAATCTCTCGACCTGGTCAATAAAAAATCCAGTACCAACCATGGTCCTGTTTTTGGTGTTGACTATCATGGGTATTATTTCGTTTATCAAGCTTGGCATAGACGAGAGTCCCAATATCGATGTCCCTGTTGTCTCGGTGGCAGTATCCCAGCTGGGCGCAGCTCCAGCTGAGCTAGAGACCCAGGTGACACGCAAAATCGAAGACGCCATCGCTGGTATTGGCAATATCAAACATATCACCAGTACTATCACTGATGGTGCCAGTCAAACCAGTATCGAATTTGCTCTTGGTACCAATACAGATAGAGCCGTCAATGATGTACGCGACGCTGTATCCAAAATCCGCCAGGAAATGCCCGAAGGCATTGAAGAGCCAATTATCCAGAGAGTGGACTTTGTCGGCGGTCCTTTTGTCACCTATACCGTAGCATCGGACCGTTTGCCGCCGGCCGAACTCTCATGGACAGTGGACAATGATATTGCCAGAGCACTTTTATCTGTGCCTGGTGTCGGTCAAATACAGCGAGCCGGCGGTGTTGATAGAGAGATACGAGTAGATTTAGACCCGACCAGATTGGAAGCCCTGGGCATCACAGCCGACATGGTCAACGCTCAAATCAGGCAGGTCAATATCAATTTGCCAGGCGGCCGTGGCGAGATTGGCGCTGGTGAACAGTCAATTAGATTTTTGGGCAGCGCCCTTACAGTAGCTGATCTCGCTAAAGTCGAAATAGTTTTACCCTCTGGTCGTCATGCCAGACTGGAAACTCTTGGCGCCATTCATGATGGCACCACCGATACCAGACAGATGGCTTTGCTCAACAACAAGCCGGTGGTGGCCTTTAGTGTCATTCGCAGTACTGGCTCTAATCTAGTGGATGTCGAAAAGGGTGTCGACGCCAAGCTCAAAGAACTATCAAGGTCACTGCCTGGTAATGTCAAAATCGAAAAGCTGCGCACCAATAGCCGCTATATTAAAGAATCGTATGATGCCTCTTTGGAGTCCCTGGTCTTTGGAGCGGCCCTGGCTGTATTTGTGGTCTGGCTCTTTTTAAAAGATATGAGGGCAACTGCCATAACGGCACTTGCTATACCACTGTCTGTGGTGCCTACTTTTGCCGTGATGCAATTTGCCGGCTTTACTCTAAACAGTATGTCACTTCTTGGTCTGGCACTGGTCATAGGCATCCTTGTGGATGACGCTATCGTGGAGATAGAAAACATCGTCAGGCACTTACATATGGGTAAACCACCCTATCAGGCTTCGATGGAAGCCGCTGAAGAAATCGGTCTGGCTGTAATTGCGACAACTCTCACCATCGTTGTTGTCTTTGTGCCGGTGGCTGCAATGGGTGGCATACCCGGGCAATTTTTTAAACAATTTGGTCTGACTGTAACAGTGGCTGTGCTATTTAGTTTGCTCGTAGCACGGATGATCACACCGATGATTGCTGCTTACTGGATGAAGCCAGTGGGTAGTGCCAAGCTAGAACACAAGCCACCAGGTTTTGTGCGCTACTACGAGCCGCTTTTGCGCTGGTCCATTAAGCACCGTTTAATTACTGTGATTGCCTCGATTATTTTGTTTATCGGCAGTGTCGTGCTCTTTAAGTCTATGCCCACCTCTTTGATGGCCAACGTAGATAGAGGTGAAGTGCTGCTCAATGTGGAGCTGTCTCCTGGCTCTGAGCTTTTAGAAACCAGACATATCGTAGAAAAGGTAACAGACATAATTAAGCGACATCCTGAAGTCGTAGATGTTGTCGGTTTTGTTGGCACACCCACAAGTTCTAAGCGCAATAGCGCTGGTAATCAGGGCGATGTTACCAGAGCAACTGTCTATATCTCACTTAAAGATAGACACAGTCGCAAGCTGACACAGCAACAGTTTGAAGAAGCCGTAAGACCAGAATTAAATGTTATAAGTGGAGCCCGGATGAGCTTCAGCCGTTCTTCAGGTATGGCTGGTAAGCCACTGCGCCTGGTTTTGACTTCATCAGATAGTGAGCTTTTGACTAACACTTCTGAAGCCATTAAAGACCAGATGCGAGCAGTACCAGGGCTTTATGATGTGACATCATCGGCAGCTCTCTTTAGACCCGAAATCCTCGTCACGCCTGATTTTGATAGAGCAGCAAGGCAGGGTGTGTCGGTGCAGTCTATTGCCAGAACAGCACTTATCGCCACTCTCGGGGACGCGGAGGCCAATCTGGCCAAGTTTAACTTAGAAGACAGACAGGTCAATATCCGTGTGCAGTTAGCCAAGCAATACCGCCAGGATCCGCGTGTCATCGAAAACATGAAAGTTATGACCAGTAGAGGCGGGCTTGTGCCTCTTAGTTCGGTAGCGCACGTAGAGTACGGCTGTGGACCTTTTCAGATAGATAGATTTGACAGACAAAGGCAGGTCACTCTTGAGTCCGGTCTAGATTCATCTATTACACTGGGCGAAGCGCTTAAAAAGGTGCACCAACTGCCAGGCTTTAAGACTCTGCCAAGCTCTATTGTGGAATTGCCCCTGGGTGATGCCGAAATCCAGCGCGATATTTTTTCGGGTTTTGGTACTGCCATTGGGGCCGCTGTGCTTTTGATTTATGCTGTTCTGGTGGTGCTCTTTGGTGGCTTCCTTTATCCACTGACAATTATGGTGTCATTGCCTCTCAGTTTGTGCGGGGCATTGATAGGGCTTGTATTGTGGAAGCAATCGATAGGTCTCTATGCCCTAATCGGTATCACAATGCTTATGGGGCTGGTGACAAAAAATGCCATCTTGCTGGTGGAATATGCCTTATTGATGATGAAGCAAGGCATGAAACAAATGCCAGCCATTTTACTGGCTGGCGAAACCCGCATGCAGCCGATTTTGATGACAACTATTGCCATGATAGCCGGCATGTTGCCGATTGCTATGGGAGTAGGGGCGGGCTCAGAGGCTAGAGCACCAATGGCAATATCGGTTATCGGTGGTTTGATTACATCGACTTTGTTTACACTGGTAGTGGTGCCTGTCGTCTTTACCTATGTCGATGACTTCCAGAGCTGGTTGCTTGGCTTGTTTAGCCGGCCAAAAGTAAGAGAGAAGCAAACTCAAATTACAGAAAGCGACGAGAAGGTGTTGAGATAA
- a CDS encoding efflux RND transporter periplasmic adaptor subunit has protein sequence MMEVKSSADLDDRKAGINANLSPGAGVKKKVVIASLVTLGVLGACGYQFSQKSGTPKAAPASSDQAVLSVKLVPAALKPFSRKVLVSGTVMSWDPISVGSEVGGLKVDSVRVDEGQTVKRGQVLATLSSAILQAQLDREQARLVGANASLSKSIQPNRPEDLASLRAGFAQSQAAVAQEEANLARAKANYQEASENAERYKWLVKQGAVSAQEAEARYTQAKVALADVHNGEEKVKASKFISQQAHERMTMGVSGGRKEDVDISRAQKLEIEANIRQLRSQIEQTIVRAPADGLISKRNVHLGDIASSTKTMFEIVRDNRLELRAQIPERDLDVVKPGQPVAMIGDHDNYKGIVREISPQVEQDTRLGTVRIDIPDAAKSGLMPGNFLRGDIVIGDQPVCVVPASSLVYKGNKAFVYLVEDGKTRMRFVQTGGREGQNVEITEGLKPGERVVDKGAGFLKDGDSVRVLSE, from the coding sequence ATGATGGAAGTGAAAAGCTCAGCTGATTTAGACGATAGAAAGGCGGGAATCAACGCCAATCTCTCGCCTGGTGCTGGAGTCAAAAAGAAAGTTGTTATCGCCAGTCTGGTCACACTTGGTGTGCTTGGCGCTTGCGGCTATCAATTTAGTCAAAAGAGTGGTACTCCCAAAGCTGCACCGGCTAGCTCAGATCAAGCCGTACTCAGTGTCAAACTTGTGCCCGCTGCTCTCAAACCATTCAGCCGTAAAGTCCTGGTTAGCGGTACTGTTATGTCCTGGGACCCCATCTCAGTTGGCTCCGAAGTCGGTGGTCTAAAAGTCGACAGTGTGCGCGTGGACGAAGGACAGACAGTTAAGCGCGGTCAGGTTTTGGCTACTTTATCCAGCGCTATTTTGCAGGCACAATTAGATCGAGAGCAGGCTCGATTGGTTGGTGCCAATGCCAGTTTGTCTAAGTCAATTCAACCCAACCGTCCAGAAGACCTGGCATCGCTTAGAGCCGGTTTTGCTCAGTCGCAAGCGGCTGTAGCCCAGGAAGAAGCAAATCTAGCTAGAGCTAAAGCTAACTATCAGGAAGCCTCAGAAAACGCCGAACGTTATAAGTGGCTGGTTAAACAGGGAGCGGTCTCAGCCCAGGAAGCGGAAGCCCGTTATACCCAGGCAAAAGTAGCGCTGGCTGACGTGCATAATGGCGAAGAAAAAGTGAAAGCCTCTAAGTTTATTTCGCAGCAAGCCCATGAACGCATGACTATGGGTGTAAGCGGTGGACGCAAAGAAGACGTGGATATATCGCGGGCGCAAAAACTAGAAATCGAAGCTAATATCAGACAATTGCGCTCGCAAATCGAGCAAACTATTGTCCGCGCTCCCGCCGATGGTCTTATATCCAAACGTAATGTCCACCTTGGTGATATCGCCAGTAGTACCAAGACTATGTTTGAGATTGTCCGTGACAATCGTCTGGAGCTGCGTGCTCAAATACCTGAGCGCGATCTAGATGTAGTAAAACCCGGTCAGCCTGTCGCTATGATTGGCGATCACGATAACTATAAAGGCATTGTCAGAGAGATAAGTCCCCAAGTAGAGCAGGACACGAGATTGGGTACTGTGCGTATTGATATACCTGATGCCGCTAAAAGTGGTCTGATGCCCGGTAATTTTTTGCGCGGTGATATTGTCATTGGCGACCAGCCCGTCTGTGTCGTACCCGCTAGCAGCCTTGTCTACAAAGGCAACAAAGCTTTTGTCTATCTAGTCGAAGACGGTAAAACTCGTATGCGGTTTGTCCAGACTGGTGGCCGTGAGGGGCAAAATGTGGAAATCACCGAGGGTCTTAAGCCCGGTGAAAGAGTGGTCGATAAAGGCGCAGGTTTTCTTAAAGATGGCGATAGTGTCCGTGTTCTGTCTGAGTAG